One genomic window of Bradyrhizobium sp. CCGE-LA001 includes the following:
- a CDS encoding 3-oxoacid CoA-transferase subunit B produces the protein MDPQIIIARRVAKELKSGNLVNLGIGIPTLVANYVPSDLKVFFQSENGLIGTGPIPEQGMAHPTLTDAGGRPISALPGASTFDSAMSFGLIRGGHVDVTVLGGLQVDAHGHLANWMIPGKMVPGMGGAMDLVSGAKRVIVAMQHAGKGKSKIVAKCSLPLTSARPVNLVVTDLAVIGFPEGKATLLETAPGLSVGEILALTDAELVLPDNIQEMKL, from the coding sequence ATGGATCCCCAGATCATCATCGCCCGGCGCGTCGCCAAGGAGCTCAAGAGCGGCAATCTAGTCAATCTCGGCATCGGCATCCCGACGCTCGTGGCTAACTACGTCCCGTCCGATCTGAAGGTGTTTTTCCAGTCGGAGAATGGGTTGATCGGTACGGGACCAATCCCAGAGCAGGGCATGGCTCATCCGACCCTCACCGATGCCGGGGGACGCCCTATCAGCGCGCTGCCGGGCGCCTCGACCTTCGACAGCGCGATGTCGTTCGGACTGATCCGTGGCGGCCATGTCGATGTCACCGTGCTCGGCGGGCTCCAGGTCGACGCACACGGCCATCTCGCCAACTGGATGATCCCGGGCAAGATGGTGCCGGGCATGGGCGGCGCTATGGATCTCGTCAGTGGCGCCAAACGCGTGATCGTCGCCATGCAGCACGCAGGGAAGGGCAAATCGAAGATCGTCGCAAAGTGCTCATTGCCGCTGACCTCAGCCCGCCCTGTCAATCTGGTCGTGACGGACCTCGCCGTGATCGGCTTCCCCGAGGGGAAGGCAACGCTGCTGGAAACCGCGCCCGGCCTGAGTGTCGGCGAGATCCTCGCGCTGACCGATGCCGAGCTCGTACTTCCCGACAACATCCAGGAAATGAAGCTCTGA
- a CDS encoding phasin, which produces MAEIDASAEGVRTALSEALGRLRKANADYFALLEKGLGSSPLPLASQAKEFCDFMQRNVSATFDLGERLIHAKDVQDALKLQSDFFQEQMRTLTDQTKTLGESAMKAAGGLFNPKS; this is translated from the coding sequence ATGGCAGAAATCGATGCATCCGCTGAAGGTGTCCGCACAGCGCTGAGTGAGGCTCTTGGGCGCCTTCGGAAGGCAAATGCGGATTACTTCGCGCTTCTGGAAAAAGGGCTCGGCTCGTCGCCGCTGCCGCTTGCAAGCCAGGCAAAGGAGTTCTGCGACTTCATGCAGCGCAACGTCAGCGCGACCTTCGATCTCGGCGAGAGGCTGATCCACGCCAAGGACGTTCAGGACGCTCTCAAGCTCCAGTCCGATTTCTTCCAGGAGCAGATGCGCACGCTGACCGATCAGACCAAGACGCTGGGTGAGTCCGCAATGAAGGCGGCAGGCGGGTTGTTCAACCCGAAGAGCTGA
- a CDS encoding TetR/AcrR family transcriptional regulator: MSSSAKEAILAAAKRTAQAHGYGGLSFRDLAEEVGIKAASIYHHFPSKAELGAAVAKRYWEDTAAQLEAMLSDNPDPLRCLSQYPGLFRTALTRSNRICLCSFMAAEYDDLPAAVRKEVQAFAEVNVAWLVKVLSAAAVVGPEHIQARARAIFAAVAGAQLMARSRSDIALFDTVIESYRAAGLLPA; this comes from the coding sequence ATGAGTTCAAGTGCGAAGGAGGCCATCCTCGCAGCGGCCAAGCGGACCGCGCAGGCGCACGGCTATGGCGGCCTGAGTTTCCGCGATCTCGCTGAGGAAGTCGGCATCAAGGCCGCGAGCATCTACCATCACTTTCCGAGCAAGGCCGAACTCGGCGCAGCGGTGGCAAAACGCTATTGGGAAGACACCGCGGCTCAACTCGAAGCGATGCTGAGTGACAATCCGGATCCGCTACGCTGCCTCAGCCAATATCCGGGCCTGTTTCGCACGGCGCTGACGCGGAGCAATCGCATTTGCCTGTGCAGCTTCATGGCGGCCGAATACGACGACCTGCCGGCCGCAGTGAGAAAAGAGGTGCAGGCATTCGCCGAAGTCAACGTGGCGTGGCTCGTCAAGGTTCTGTCCGCTGCGGCCGTGGTTGGTCCGGAGCATATCCAGGCGCGCGCTCGCGCCATCTTCGCAGCCGTGGCCGGCGCGCAACTCATGGCCCGAAGTCGCTCGGATATCGCGCTGTTCGATACCGTGATCGAAAGCTATCGCGCCGCCGGCTTGTTGCCAGCATAG
- a CDS encoding alpha/beta hydrolase, whose product MSATDFLKRGFVSLIVFLVGTTLAVAQPYTRRSSQMQHDGLKKTYEIADFRLGGKYDLSDPSKWENGGEGGVTLESLGAGKLRTAYIATGNARRNAAGEITNAVVINSYYSGDSTDMYEQWVKGAALSGGVPIIGPGRPIDTDRYYVIMVDPLGTWGASKPSDGLGVKFPQYSYYDMVQANYRLLRDELKVARVALVTGVSMGGTQTYVWGVMHPEYIGGLMPIGGTTQSDGEDPVGNWTFQMMTAAIESDPVWQQTMGDYYKLPKEKHPMPGVAFGWSILGMTGYDFAFRTGQNWGAVQPEIFYWDPPNEKAALNVINRAKLYDAVDLVWRNRVGETHNINPYLGRIQARTLVMHITNDLWLNFKLAQKAVDRVPGADLIAQESPVAHYGVFPIINQRKNDPKFVAFMDDIASLDRAQKFVDKNYRVPGVAEKIDPQKSFWKDFVTYPYPIKFANAKDKSGNSWQIGYMDEYNGTDRNPKVLVIIHGKGAFGGHYGNIMQYALRSGLRVIVPDLPHYGMSGPGNLDKNPARSMQDMREVIYDVVVNQLGVKKAYYHGHSLGGQFVMGYALTWPDAVQGLALEAPSGLEEYPREIAISKDKKVKLFDPAFDRDFDKWKAAWDQTGILAAEKARDEQNIRDFFYFKKRDPNTGAVSAAKSGYFFNDSEYARFHTEQRVGMTKGNPKELEQWCNVFIYDIHTIGAEVQQDDPKNLYERLTEIKTPIFIAFGDKEPYIPTPAFNGLTDLGRDVISPFMTRMTNAGNRPILKIYPETGHFIHTDNPVEYSVDVVDFVGKGSVDTSSPLGIDRMIKGAVVSALPVAPTPPGAAPTAGLNK is encoded by the coding sequence ATGAGCGCGACCGATTTCCTGAAACGCGGCTTCGTCAGCTTGATCGTATTTCTGGTCGGCACTACTCTCGCAGTCGCACAACCCTATACCCGTCGCTCATCGCAAATGCAGCATGACGGGCTGAAGAAGACCTACGAGATTGCCGACTTCCGCCTTGGCGGCAAGTACGACCTGTCCGATCCATCGAAGTGGGAAAACGGCGGCGAGGGCGGCGTCACGCTGGAGTCACTCGGCGCCGGCAAGCTGCGGACCGCTTATATCGCGACCGGCAATGCCCGCCGTAATGCTGCTGGCGAGATCACCAATGCCGTCGTGATCAATTCCTACTATTCCGGCGATTCCACTGATATGTACGAGCAGTGGGTCAAGGGGGCTGCCTTATCCGGTGGAGTGCCGATCATTGGCCCGGGCCGCCCGATCGACACCGACCGTTACTACGTCATCATGGTTGATCCGCTCGGCACCTGGGGGGCCAGCAAGCCTTCCGACGGCCTCGGCGTCAAGTTTCCGCAGTACAGCTATTACGACATGGTGCAGGCGAATTACCGCCTGCTTCGCGACGAGTTGAAGGTCGCCCGCGTCGCGCTGGTCACCGGCGTCTCCATGGGCGGCACGCAGACCTATGTCTGGGGCGTCATGCACCCGGAATATATCGGCGGCCTGATGCCGATCGGCGGCACTACGCAGTCGGACGGCGAGGATCCCGTCGGCAACTGGACGTTCCAGATGATGACGGCCGCGATCGAATCCGATCCGGTATGGCAACAGACCATGGGCGACTATTACAAGCTGCCCAAAGAGAAACATCCCATGCCGGGGGTGGCGTTCGGCTGGTCAATCCTTGGCATGACCGGCTACGACTTTGCCTTCCGCACCGGACAGAACTGGGGCGCAGTTCAACCCGAAATCTTCTATTGGGATCCGCCGAATGAAAAGGCAGCCCTGAACGTCATCAACCGCGCCAAGCTATACGATGCGGTAGATCTGGTCTGGCGCAACCGGGTCGGCGAGACGCACAACATCAATCCCTATCTCGGCCGGATCCAGGCGCGCACGCTGGTGATGCACATCACGAACGACCTGTGGCTCAACTTCAAGCTGGCGCAGAAGGCCGTCGACCGTGTACCCGGCGCGGACCTCATCGCGCAGGAGAGCCCGGTCGCCCATTATGGCGTGTTCCCGATCATCAACCAGCGCAAGAACGATCCGAAATTCGTCGCCTTCATGGACGACATCGCCAGCCTCGATCGCGCGCAGAAATTCGTTGACAAGAACTATCGCGTCCCCGGGGTTGCCGAAAAGATCGACCCTCAAAAGTCCTTCTGGAAGGACTTCGTGACGTATCCCTATCCGATCAAGTTCGCCAATGCCAAGGACAAGAGCGGCAACTCATGGCAGATCGGTTACATGGACGAGTACAACGGCACCGATAGGAATCCGAAGGTGCTCGTCATCATCCATGGCAAGGGCGCGTTCGGCGGCCACTACGGCAACATCATGCAATATGCGCTGCGAAGCGGATTGCGCGTGATCGTGCCCGACCTGCCGCATTACGGCATGTCCGGACCCGGCAATCTCGACAAGAACCCGGCGCGGAGCATGCAGGACATGCGGGAGGTCATCTACGATGTCGTGGTCAACCAACTCGGTGTCAAGAAGGCTTATTATCACGGCCATTCGCTCGGCGGCCAGTTCGTGATGGGCTATGCGCTGACCTGGCCGGACGCGGTGCAGGGACTGGCGCTGGAAGCGCCCTCGGGCCTCGAGGAATATCCACGCGAGATCGCGATTTCAAAGGACAAGAAGGTCAAGCTGTTCGATCCGGCCTTCGACCGCGACTTCGACAAGTGGAAAGCGGCGTGGGACCAGACCGGCATTCTCGCCGCGGAGAAGGCGCGCGACGAGCAGAACATCCGCGACTTCTTCTACTTCAAGAAGAGAGATCCCAATACGGGTGCAGTGTCAGCGGCCAAGAGCGGCTACTTCTTCAACGACAGCGAGTATGCCCGCTTCCATACCGAGCAACGCGTCGGGATGACCAAGGGCAACCCGAAGGAGCTCGAGCAATGGTGCAACGTCTTCATCTATGACATCCACACCATTGGAGCCGAGGTTCAGCAGGACGATCCCAAGAACCTCTATGAACGCCTTACCGAAATCAAGACGCCGATCTTCATCGCCTTCGGTGACAAGGAGCCGTACATCCCGACGCCAGCGTTCAACGGGCTGACGGATCTCGGCCGCGACGTCATCTCGCCGTTCATGACGCGCATGACCAACGCGGGCAACCGGCCGATCCTGAAGATCTATCCGGAGACGGGACATTTCATCCACACCGACAATCCCGTCGAGTACTCAGTCGATGTCGTGGACTTCGTTGGCAAGGGCAGCGTCGATACGTCCTCGCCCCTCGGCATCGATCGCATGATCAAGGGAGCCGTGGTCTCGGCGCTGCCGGTCGCGCCTACGCCTCCGGGCGCGGCGCCCACGGCCGGCTTGAACAAATAG
- a CDS encoding H-NS histone family protein codes for MNTEHLNSLSLDELWTLHQQVAASLAQKLLLQKARLEERLVKIGLADEAKQFDRKRRPYPPVRPKYCNPKNPAETWSGRGRLPRWLRPQLRGGRKLDDFLINHASR; via the coding sequence ATGAACACCGAGCATTTAAATTCGCTCTCCCTCGACGAGCTCTGGACGCTTCACCAACAGGTGGCCGCCAGCCTCGCTCAGAAGCTCCTGTTGCAGAAAGCTCGGTTGGAGGAACGGCTCGTCAAAATTGGACTGGCCGACGAGGCCAAACAGTTCGATCGTAAACGTCGTCCATATCCGCCGGTTCGTCCCAAATATTGCAATCCGAAGAACCCGGCAGAGACCTGGTCAGGTCGCGGTAGGCTGCCTCGATGGCTGCGGCCGCAGCTTCGAGGCGGCCGGAAGCTGGACGACTTCCTAATCAACCACGCTTCCCGTTGA
- a CDS encoding phosphate acetyltransferase, with product MSADATATQSPGKYDRLIAAARAIPAAPTIVVHPCDETSLRGAVDSALAGIIRPVLVGPERKIRDTAAKFGLDISGYDLIDAAHSDDAAAKGVELIHAAKGELLMKGSLHTDELMRAVTAKVGGLRTDRRISHVFVMDVPAYADTIFVTDAAINIFPDLDAKRDIIQNAIDLYNQAGFGKSPRVAILSAVETVTSKIPSTIEAAALCKMADRGQITGGVLDGPLAFDNAIDVESARIKGIRSEVAGRAQILVVPDLESGNMLAKNLAYFAKADGAGIVLGARVPVILTSRADSPRARMASCAVAALYAHARRQKAPTVAA from the coding sequence ATGTCAGCAGATGCGACCGCAACGCAGTCTCCCGGCAAGTACGATCGACTTATTGCCGCGGCGAGGGCCATTCCCGCGGCGCCGACCATCGTGGTGCATCCTTGCGACGAGACATCGCTGAGGGGCGCGGTCGACAGCGCACTGGCCGGCATCATCCGGCCTGTGTTGGTCGGGCCCGAGCGCAAGATCCGGGACACCGCTGCCAAGTTCGGTCTCGATATCTCCGGCTACGATCTGATCGACGCAGCGCACAGCGACGACGCCGCAGCGAAAGGTGTCGAGCTGATCCATGCGGCCAAAGGCGAACTGCTGATGAAGGGCAGCCTCCACACCGATGAGCTGATGCGCGCCGTTACGGCGAAGGTGGGGGGCTTGCGGACCGATCGGCGCATCAGCCACGTCTTCGTCATGGACGTGCCGGCCTATGCCGACACGATTTTCGTGACCGATGCCGCCATCAACATCTTTCCGGATCTAGATGCCAAGCGCGATATCATCCAGAACGCAATCGATCTCTACAACCAGGCCGGGTTCGGCAAGTCCCCGCGCGTCGCGATCTTGTCCGCGGTCGAGACCGTCACGTCCAAGATTCCTTCGACAATCGAGGCTGCAGCGTTGTGCAAGATGGCCGACCGCGGGCAGATCACGGGCGGCGTGCTCGACGGTCCGCTGGCTTTCGACAATGCCATTGACGTGGAATCCGCGCGTATCAAGGGCATTAGGTCCGAGGTTGCCGGACGCGCACAGATCCTGGTCGTGCCTGACCTTGAATCCGGCAACATGCTTGCCAAGAATCTCGCTTATTTCGCCAAAGCCGACGGCGCCGGCATTGTGCTCGGCGCGCGCGTGCCTGTTATCCTGACATCGCGTGCCGACAGCCCGAGGGCGCGGATGGCATCTTGCGCGGTCGCGGCGCTTTATGCTCACGCGCGGCGCCAGAAGGCGCCGACAGTCGCCGCGTGA
- a CDS encoding alpha/beta fold hydrolase, with amino-acid sequence MARVQAGEVQLGWREWGRGDVTVVFIHGNLASKDWIELAAPLFPTGLRVIAIDWRGCGDSDRPRPVADYSNYSMQQHAEDMLAAMDSLEVSYCHLATHSTGGIIAARMLLKQPQRFGRVFALDPVTPLGMTFNNDQIGLFRSMMTSKDLTRSIMATAASSLFVPESMAPNAVPRFREGLGDIQALFDRIIDQTFGVSEGIWIGTPVNLTREKESRELERRMAELRHPHLVLWGEWDGWIPPADLRVMADAMPDCRLVIVPGVGHSMNLERPALYAGYFGAWFGGLPATNR; translated from the coding sequence ATGGCGAGGGTGCAGGCAGGCGAGGTTCAGCTTGGCTGGCGGGAATGGGGACGAGGCGACGTCACTGTCGTCTTCATCCACGGCAATCTCGCCAGCAAAGATTGGATCGAGTTGGCCGCGCCCTTGTTTCCGACGGGCCTGCGCGTAATCGCGATCGATTGGCGCGGTTGCGGCGACAGCGATCGGCCAAGGCCGGTCGCGGATTATTCCAACTACTCGATGCAGCAGCATGCCGAGGACATGCTGGCGGCGATGGATAGTCTCGAGGTTAGCTACTGTCATCTCGCGACGCATTCGACGGGCGGCATCATCGCCGCGCGCATGCTCCTGAAGCAACCGCAGCGCTTCGGCCGTGTGTTCGCGCTGGATCCGGTCACGCCGCTCGGGATGACGTTCAACAATGATCAGATTGGCCTGTTCCGCTCCATGATGACGAGCAAAGATCTGACGCGGTCGATCATGGCGACTGCGGCATCATCGCTGTTCGTGCCCGAGAGCATGGCTCCCAATGCCGTCCCGCGCTTCCGCGAGGGGCTGGGTGACATTCAGGCATTGTTTGACCGCATCATCGATCAGACCTTTGGTGTCTCGGAGGGGATCTGGATCGGGACCCCTGTCAACCTGACGCGGGAAAAGGAAAGCCGCGAGCTGGAGCGTCGCATGGCGGAGCTGCGGCACCCGCACCTTGTGCTGTGGGGTGAATGGGATGGCTGGATTCCACCGGCCGATCTTCGCGTTATGGCCGACGCGATGCCGGATTGCCGTCTCGTGATCGTGCCCGGCGTGGGGCACTCGATGAACCTGGAGCGGCCCGCGCTCTATGCGGGTTATTTCGGCGCATGGTTTGGAGGACTTCCCGCGACCAACCGGTAG
- a CDS encoding alpha/beta fold hydrolase — MPFLSHGSYRIRYELDGPAGAPAYVLVNGLTQYSELWGAYREALLARGFRVATFDLLGQGASDKPKLFISQDDQVKALSLIIEELGEGPVFLGGISFGGLIALRYAIEHGQRLSGLVPMSCFAELTPQLLLLGNALRTGLILGGTGYLQDLLLPMNLSDQWLLPLLDKLDEVKRQGWLVNDVYALQNLMESFLDFQPLTPRLSAISVPTMILNGEFDFLTPRHLHETLRVEIPNSSLVIIPKAYHAFTLEKGALTADLLARFAEDVRANRWQGNQSVRIAPEEPGGELTPFPAGYDHLRAIPVKRDLP, encoded by the coding sequence ATGCCATTTCTCAGTCACGGCTCGTATCGGATACGCTATGAGCTCGACGGACCGGCGGGCGCACCTGCCTATGTGCTCGTGAACGGATTGACCCAATATTCCGAGCTCTGGGGTGCCTATCGCGAGGCGCTGCTGGCGCGCGGCTTTCGAGTTGCGACGTTCGACCTGCTTGGCCAAGGGGCGTCCGACAAGCCCAAGCTGTTCATCAGCCAAGACGATCAGGTCAAAGCGCTGAGCCTCATAATTGAAGAGCTTGGCGAGGGCCCAGTGTTCCTGGGCGGTATCAGCTTTGGCGGCCTGATCGCGCTTCGCTATGCCATTGAGCACGGGCAGCGACTGTCCGGACTAGTGCCGATGAGCTGCTTCGCCGAGCTCACGCCGCAGCTCTTGCTGCTGGGCAACGCTCTGCGAACCGGCCTGATCCTGGGAGGAACGGGGTATCTCCAGGATCTGCTGCTGCCGATGAACCTGTCGGACCAGTGGCTGCTGCCATTGCTCGACAAGCTCGACGAGGTCAAGCGCCAGGGTTGGCTAGTGAACGACGTCTACGCCCTCCAGAATCTGATGGAGTCATTTCTAGACTTCCAACCGCTTACGCCCCGGCTTTCGGCGATCTCAGTCCCGACCATGATCCTCAATGGCGAGTTCGATTTCCTGACCCCGCGTCATCTGCACGAGACTTTGCGCGTCGAAATACCAAACAGCTCGCTGGTCATCATCCCGAAGGCGTATCATGCCTTCACGCTGGAGAAAGGCGCGTTGACGGCCGACCTTCTCGCGCGCTTTGCCGAGGACGTACGGGCCAATCGCTGGCAAGGCAATCAAAGCGTTCGGATCGCACCCGAGGAGCCCGGCGGCGAGTTGACGCCGTTTCCTGCCGGTTATGATCATTTGCGTGCCATCCCGGTCAAGCGAGACCTGCCATGA
- a CDS encoding MaoC family dehydratase, with translation MRIFSDFSEFKSAVGTEIGASDWIEITQDRINQFAEATCDEQWIHIDQERAKQEMPGGKTIAHGLLSLALAPMFIRSVIGLKGLRNTLNYGADRIRYLAPVPAGSKLRGRVTIAETEDVPPEGLRVNYHLVIEIEGGKKPACIAELIALHYR, from the coding sequence ATGCGCATATTCAGCGACTTCAGCGAGTTCAAATCGGCAGTCGGTACCGAGATCGGTGCCAGCGACTGGATCGAGATCACGCAAGACCGCATCAATCAGTTCGCCGAAGCGACTTGTGACGAGCAATGGATCCATATCGATCAAGAGCGCGCCAAGCAGGAGATGCCCGGCGGCAAGACCATTGCGCATGGTCTGCTGTCACTGGCGTTGGCCCCCATGTTCATCCGCTCGGTCATCGGTCTTAAAGGCCTGCGCAATACGCTCAATTACGGCGCGGACCGCATCCGATATCTCGCGCCGGTGCCAGCAGGATCGAAACTGCGTGGGCGGGTTACGATCGCCGAGACCGAGGATGTTCCGCCGGAAGGGCTTCGCGTCAACTATCACCTGGTGATCGAAATCGAGGGCGGCAAGAAGCCGGCCTGCATCGCCGAATTGATCGCGCTGCACTATCGCTGA
- the fabI gene encoding enoyl-ACP reductase FabI, translating into MIPVFPDSKVALKGKKGLVVGIANDQSIAWGCARAFRALGADLAVTYLNDRAKKHVEPLAQALEAPIFMPLDVMAEGQTEAVFESIKSEWGELDFLLHSIAFSPKEALHGRVVDVGREGFLKTMDVSCWSFLRMAHLAEPLMKNGGTMFTMTYYGSQMVVENYNIMGVAKAALEASVRYAAAELGPKGIRVHAISPGPLATRAASGIPEFDELMDKAQSKAPARSLVSIDDVGNATAFLALDGAKLITGGVLYIDGGYHIID; encoded by the coding sequence ATGATCCCAGTATTTCCGGACAGCAAGGTCGCCCTGAAGGGAAAGAAGGGCCTCGTCGTCGGCATCGCCAACGACCAGTCGATTGCCTGGGGTTGCGCCAGGGCGTTCCGCGCCCTGGGCGCCGATCTCGCCGTCACCTATCTGAACGACCGGGCCAAGAAGCATGTCGAGCCGCTCGCGCAGGCATTGGAGGCGCCGATCTTCATGCCGCTCGACGTCATGGCTGAAGGGCAGACCGAGGCGGTCTTCGAAAGCATCAAGTCGGAATGGGGCGAGCTCGATTTCCTGCTTCACTCGATCGCCTTTTCGCCGAAGGAAGCATTGCACGGCCGCGTCGTCGATGTCGGTCGGGAAGGCTTCCTGAAGACCATGGATGTCTCCTGCTGGTCATTTCTGCGGATGGCGCATCTTGCCGAGCCCCTGATGAAGAACGGCGGCACGATGTTCACGATGACCTACTACGGCAGCCAGATGGTGGTGGAGAACTACAACATCATGGGTGTCGCGAAGGCCGCCCTGGAAGCCTCCGTCCGTTACGCCGCCGCCGAGTTGGGCCCGAAGGGCATCCGGGTCCATGCGATCTCGCCGGGACCTCTTGCTACGCGCGCGGCGTCAGGCATTCCCGAGTTCGACGAACTCATGGACAAGGCGCAATCCAAGGCGCCCGCACGCAGTCTCGTCAGCATCGACGATGTGGGCAATGCAACCGCGTTCCTGGCGCTCGACGGCGCCAAGCTGATCACCGGCGGCGTGCTCTACATCGACGGCGGCTATCACATCATCGACTGA
- a CDS encoding glutathione S-transferase, with the protein MKIYDWPTGPYPARVRIALAEKNLQSAVKFVTVDLRKGEHKTADFLATKNYSGTLPVLELDDGTLIAECTAITEYLDALDAAQTLTGTTPRDRGVIHMMNKRAELELLDAISVYFHHATPGLGPKVEIYQNEEWGLRQRDKAVRGMRYFDSVLRQQPFVAGEAFSMADITVVGGLIFASLVKLPVPVECEALAAWYARMQQRPSVRNQLAMVPPPREPAA; encoded by the coding sequence ATGAAGATCTACGATTGGCCCACCGGTCCCTATCCGGCTCGCGTGCGCATTGCTCTGGCCGAGAAGAACCTGCAATCGGCCGTCAAGTTCGTGACGGTCGATCTGCGGAAAGGCGAGCACAAGACCGCCGACTTCCTCGCCACCAAAAACTACTCCGGCACGCTTCCGGTGCTGGAGCTTGACGACGGCACGCTGATTGCCGAGTGCACGGCGATCACCGAATATCTGGACGCGCTCGATGCGGCCCAGACCCTCACGGGTACTACGCCGCGTGACAGGGGCGTGATCCACATGATGAACAAGCGGGCCGAGCTGGAGCTGCTGGATGCCATCAGCGTCTACTTCCACCACGCCACGCCGGGGCTCGGCCCCAAGGTCGAGATCTATCAAAACGAGGAATGGGGACTGCGTCAGCGCGACAAGGCCGTGAGGGGGATGCGCTACTTCGATTCCGTCCTGCGGCAACAGCCCTTCGTCGCCGGCGAGGCTTTCTCGATGGCCGACATCACCGTCGTCGGCGGCTTGATTTTTGCGAGCCTTGTGAAGCTGCCGGTCCCTGTCGAGTGCGAGGCGCTCGCAGCCTGGTACGCGAGAATGCAGCAGCGGCCGAGCGTGAGAAACCAGCTCGCCATGGTGCCCCCGCCCCGGGAGCCGGCTGCCTAG
- a CDS encoding CoA transferase subunit A: MKAVSVEEAVAMIPAGASVMVGGFMGVGTPERLLDEVVRQNKTGLNLISNDAATPGKGVGKLFDRALVSKLTATHIGLNPKAQQQMLANQIAVDLVPQGTFVERIRAGGCGLGGVLTPTGVGTLVAEGKRQIEVDGKPFLLETALRAQFALVHAFLADYLGNLAYALTSRNFNPVMAMAADTVIVTAEHIVPVGVIAPDHVVTPAPLVDYLITNG; this comes from the coding sequence ATGAAGGCCGTTTCCGTGGAAGAAGCCGTTGCAATGATTCCGGCGGGCGCCAGTGTCATGGTGGGCGGCTTCATGGGTGTCGGAACGCCGGAGCGCCTGCTTGACGAGGTTGTGCGGCAGAACAAGACAGGCTTGAACCTGATCTCGAACGACGCCGCGACCCCGGGCAAGGGCGTTGGCAAGCTGTTCGATCGGGCCTTGGTCTCAAAGTTGACTGCAACGCATATCGGTTTGAATCCGAAGGCTCAGCAGCAGATGCTGGCGAACCAGATCGCCGTCGATCTTGTTCCACAGGGCACCTTCGTGGAGCGCATCCGCGCCGGCGGATGCGGGCTTGGCGGCGTGCTGACGCCGACCGGTGTCGGGACGCTCGTCGCCGAGGGCAAGCGTCAGATCGAAGTCGACGGCAAGCCCTTTCTACTGGAAACGGCGCTGCGCGCCCAGTTCGCCCTCGTTCACGCCTTTCTTGCCGACTATCTCGGCAACCTCGCCTACGCTCTCACCTCTCGAAATTTCAATCCGGTGATGGCGATGGCTGCCGATACCGTCATCGTGACCGCCGAGCATATCGTTCCCGTTGGCGTGATCGCGCCGGACCACGTCGTCACTCCCGCGCCGCTCGTCGACTACCTCATCACCAACGGGTGA